CTCAGGGCGAGGTGACCGTTCGCGTGCGCGAAGGGGCCGCCACGTCCGTCGGGCGCGGCGTCCACGACGATGTCATCATGGCCAGCACCCTGGCTTTCATCAATGCCCTTAATCGGTTGGCCAAAAAGGAGTAGAAGAGGATATGCCCGCAACGTTAGCAGAAAAACTTCTCCAGGCGCACAGCGACGAACAGGTCACCGGACCCGGACAGATCGTGCGCTGCCGGCTGTCCCTGGTCCTGGCCAACGACATCACCGCGCCGCTCGCCATCAAGGCCTTCAAGAAGATGGGCGCCACCGCCGTCTTCGACAAGGACAAGGTGGCCATCGTGGCCGACCACTTCACCCCCAACAAGGACATTGCCTCGGCCGAGCAGGTGAAGGTCTGCCGCGAATTCGCCAAGGAGATGGGCATCACCCATTACTACGAGGGCGGCAATGTCGGCGTCGAGCACGCGCTTTTGCCGGAACTCGGCCTTGTCGGTCCGGGCGACGTGGTCATCGGCGCGGACTCCCATACCTGCACCTACGGCGGCCTCGGGGCCTTTGCCACGGGCATGGGCTCCACGGACATCGCCGGCGGCATGGCCCTTGGCGAAACCTGGTTCAAGGTGCCGCCCACCATCCAGGTCGTGCTGACCGGCACCCTCGGCAAGTACGTCGGGGGCAAGGATCTGATGCTGGCCCTTATCGGGACCATCGGCGTTTCCGGCGCGCTCTACAAGGCCCTGGAATTCACCGGTCCGTTGGCCTCCGAGCTTTCCGTCGAGGGCCGCATGACCATGTCCAACATGGCCATCG
The window above is part of the Solidesulfovibrio fructosivorans JJ] genome. Proteins encoded here:
- the leuC gene encoding 3-isopropylmalate dehydratase large subunit, with product MPATLAEKLLQAHSDEQVTGPGQIVRCRLSLVLANDITAPLAIKAFKKMGATAVFDKDKVAIVADHFTPNKDIASAEQVKVCREFAKEMGITHYYEGGNVGVEHALLPELGLVGPGDVVIGADSHTCTYGGLGAFATGMGSTDIAGGMALGETWFKVPPTIQVVLTGTLGKYVGGKDLMLALIGTIGVSGALYKALEFTGPLASELSVEGRMTMSNMAIEAGGKVGLFVADTKTLDFAAKAGRTGDTPLAADPGAAYERTVTIDATGMEVQIACPHLPENVKPVSEVAGLRIDQSVIGSCTNGRIEDLRQAASILKGKKVSRDVRCIVLPATPAIWRQALAEGLIETFMDAGCVVGPATCGPCLGGHMGILAGGERAIATTNRNFKGRMGSLESEVYLSGPAAAAAAAIAGEIIDPAKV